In Candidatus Poribacteria bacterium, the DNA window GACTGAAGAGGGTTTTTGAAGTCTTCAAGGTTTTCGCGTAGAATCCGGTTCGGTTGGGAAACCGAACCTACCGGACCTGGGGCTGAGACGGTTGTTTTTTCTAAAATTGACGCTTATGGTGCGGTTGGGAAACCGCACCATAGGTGTCAATTTAGCGATTTTTCACGGTATTTTGTAGGAATGTCTCTACAAATGCCGCCCCTACGGGGCTTAGGTCTGTGAGTTCCGTTTTTCTACAGAGATACCATCCCTACGGGATTCAAGAGGTTTTTGAAGTCTTTAAGGTTTCTATGTAAAATCCGGTTCGGTTGGGAAACCGAACCTACCGGCCTGGAGGTCGCGACGGTTATTTTTCTAAAATTGACACTTATGGTGCGGTTGGGAAACCGCACCTACCGGGCTTGGGGAAATCAGGGTTACTGATTTAAATAATTAAACTTCATCAAACCGCCTCTACTGGGTTTCGATATTATGTACTTGGTTTGTTATTCATGTAGGCACGGTTACGGCGTGCATCAAGAGAGTATTGATTTTGTAAAGAGACAGACCTGCTCAAATGGGCATGTTCACGATATACGGTGCAGGTGTGGTCGGAAGATATTTGCCGTCCAACGCGTTGATTCAAGACGTTGGAAATCTATTGATCGTAAAGTGCTTTGGAAATATCCGGACGCACGCACACCCGGGAAGTAAGCACGGGGGAACAAAGAAGGAATGGCAACTGCAGAGACGCCAACGGGCACGCTTGACGCGCTGCCTGATTCACTTAAACAAACATTACAAAGCCTGAATATACCGACAGGACAAATCCGATTTGCTGTTCAAAGCGATATAAGTTCAACAGGTAGCTACGGCGAAGAGTGGTTCGTGCTGACAGATGCAGCGATATTTACCGTAACGGGTGAGGGTGATGTGCTTCACTATATCCCTTATAAAAGTGTGTTGGGTATCCGCGCTGAAGTCGTGGTAGATGCGGGTCTCTTAGTGTTAGAAACGCAAGAAGGGACAGTTGACCTTATCCGGTATTCCAACGGGTATGCGGCGAAATTCGGGTTTGTCGCGCGATTCATCGGGGACGAGATTGAGTTCCGAGACGGTAAACGCGATGAAGCCCCGATTTGGGACTATAAGCCTGAGGATCACGCCTGTAAAAATTGCGGACTCCTGTTACCAGACGAGTTCTCACCTTGTCCGGCATGTACCAAGAAGCACAAGGTGATGTTACGGATTTTGTCTTACATACGCCCGTATCGTGGTAGGGCAATCCTCTATATTATATTCCTTATCTTTGGAACACTCATTGCATTAGCACCTCCGTATTTCACACGCATCCTTGTTGATGATATCTTGATGTTAAGCGAAGCCCCTAACGCCGTGTCAGAAGCATCAGAGACGTGGTTGGGTGAAATATTCAGGGGTATTCAACCGCTCACTGTCGCTTTATCCGTGGCTGTAGGCATGCTGTTAGCGATAATGGTTACCAGCACAATTTTTTCAATTTTCCAACAACGCCTGGGGGCTTGGCTGACGTTCCGTATTGCTGCAAATATCCGGGCACATGTTTACCAACATCTTCACAATCTATCAATCCGATTTTTCGACAAGCGCACAACGGGGACGGTTATTTCACACGTTACGGAAGATAGCGAGAGACTTCAGGACTTCATGTTAGAAGGACTTTCGTTTCTCAGTGTGCAGATGTTTATGTTCTTTGGGATTGGGGGTATGCTTTTCTTGATGAATTGGAAATTGGCATGCTTTATCTTAATTCCAATTCCGATAATCGTCTTGGGTGCGGGTTGGTTTTGGAAGAAAGTGCGAAGCCTTTGGCATCGCGCCTGGCGTCGCCGCTCAAAACTCTTCGATGTCGTCAATGACTCCGTATCCGGTATTCGGGTCGTTCGCGCCTTCGGACAACAGCGGGGTGAGGTTAACCGATTTGGGACTGCTAATGTAGATACACGGGACTATGAGACCTATGCTGAGATGGTTTGGGCAACTTATTACCCACCTTTGTTGTTTGCTATCAACTTCGGAACGCTCATCGTTTGGTATGCCGGTGGACTTGATATTATTACCGGCCCCATGCAGCTCGGAACCTTGTTCGCTTTTCTCGGTTACCTTGGTATGTTTTATCAACCGTTACGCTATTTTAGTCCGCTTATCAATTGGGCTTCGCGCGCAATGACAGCGGCGGAACGACTCTTTGAGGTCATAGACTCGCAACCGGAGCAGTTAGATGATGGTAGCCTTAAAGCGATGCCGAACATCACGGGTGAGGTTAAATTCCATAACGTGACTTTTGGTTATGAATCACACAAGCCGGTACTCAAGGACATTAGCTTACATGTCCAACCCGGAGAGATGATCGGACTTGTCGGTCATTCTGGTGCGGGGAAGTCAACGCTTATTAATTTAATTTGTCGGTTCTATACACCGGATTCTGGGCAATTAGAAATCGATGGCGAGGATGTTAAGCAGATTAACCTTAAGGATTTGCGACAACAGATTGGGGTCGTGCTACAGGATCCGTATCTGTTCAGTGGCACTATAGCCGAGAATATCGCCTACGCGCATCCGGATGCTTCTATGGAAGATATCATCGCAGCCGCGAAAGCGGCGAATGCACAGGAATTCATCGTCAAGTTCCCAGACGGTTATGATACCGAAGTCGGTGAACGCGGTGGGAGCCTGTCCGGCGGTGAACGGCAACGCGTCTCAATTGCCCGGGCGATTTTGCACAACCCACGCATCCTGATTCTCGACGAAGCCACCTCGTCCGTGGATGTAGAGACAGAGAAAAAAATTCAGCAAGCGATTGACAGGCTTGTGCAGAACCGGACGACGTTTGCGATTGCACACCGACTTTCAACACTCCGAAACGCCGATCGGCTTTTTGTCATCGAAAAGGGGAAAGGTGTCGAGTGCGGCTCTCACGAGGAACTCATGGCACAACAGGGTATCTATTACAAACTTGTAGAGACGCAAAGGGAAGCCGCGAATGTCCGTGCACAAGCACAAGCCGTAGAGGGGTAAGATGGAAAACGGAAATACTGAGAAACAGCACACAACCACCACAGAGGACACGCCAAAATCGGAGTTGTCTGAATCAGATGACTTTACGCCGCGTTATTTGGATGCAGCCCAGCTTACGTTTACGCGTTCTGAAGTCGAGACAGCACGGCTCGAGATTCAGGATGAAGCCTGTTATCTGCGCGTAGTGGTGCGGCGGCTTATGCCGCTTAGCAATCCTGACGGTTATATTTCACTTGCTGCCGACGAAGATACCGAGATCGGCATCCTCGTGAACCCATCAGAACTTGCCCCGGAGAGTCTGAAAATTCTACAAGAGGAACTGGATAAGCGATATTTCACACCGACGATTCAGAAGATTCATCGCGTGAAGGAACAATTCGGGATCCATGAATGGGAAGTTGAAACGGAACGCGGACGTATAACGTTCTCGGTGCGTGGGTTGAATCAGAACATCAAACAGCTACCGCCAGCTCGGCTTTTTGTGACGGATGTACGCGGGAATCGGTACGATATTCCGGACTATCGGGAGTTAGATGCGCAGAGTTATCAGCAAATTCAGCGGCATCTGTAAAGATAAAAATGAAACAGAGACGTTTTCAGGCAGTTACTGCTTCAATTGGATTACATCTATTCTTTGCCCTAATTGTGGCGTTGTTGTTATCTGAACAGAGGATATTGGATAACGAAGCGTTTGAGGCGACACTCGTTAAACTCAATCCAACCCAAACGGAGCTGGAAATCCGTCCGACCCATCGAACTGTCACCGCCAATCCTATACTCACAACAGAGGTTTCCACGCCTCGCACACCGACGCAGGTATCACATATACGGCAGCTGCCGCAAAAACAGACGACTATCATGCGGCAAGTGCCAAAGTTTGATGAGGCGTTGGATCCTTTAGAAGTCGCGGATGTTCCTACACTCTCCAATGTCGAGACCCCGAATACTGCATCGACACACACAACTGCTCCGTCTGGGGGTGGGACACCGATGATCGAAAGAGCAGGACCGCCTACCATTAGAAGTAGAGAAACAGGGGTAGCCGACACTGGATTCACAGAATTTCTTGATGGGTCGCTGCCGACAGGCGGATTAGGCGATGGGGCTGATATTGCGTTGCGACATTCTGTGAAAATACCGAAAGAAAAATTGGGTGGTATTCTTGAAGGGGCAGGCAACGAGATTCGCGGACATATCCGCCTGATTCGGCTCAAACACTCGCTTTCAGATTGGTGGCAGGACCCGACTGCGATCCCGTCACTCATCAAGTGGTTAGAGGATCACACCCCGATTCGCGCGGATATGGATTTTGCAGGAGGCGCGCTACAACTCACGGATCCTCAGATCCTGGATGCCCCGCTTATTATTATGACAGGGCATGATAAAGATATTACCGTAAGTCGTCAGCTTGCAAAAGACGGTCCATTGCAGACGGGTTTTACGTCAGAAGAACGCGCAGCGCTTCGGGAATATATTGTTGAGAAACGGGGTATGCTGTTTTTCGACGATTGCGGTTTCAATGGGCTTTTCGCACATATTGTCGCTGATGAACTGAGGCAAATCTTTCCAGAATATCCACTTGAGATTCTACCGCATGATCACGAAATCTATAGTATCCATTACCACTTACCGAAACCACCGACGGGTGGCGATGTGTTCTGGGGTAATGAGAACAACGCACAACCGACGCAATTCCGTTTTCAGAAAGGGATTATTATTGACAATCGGTTGGCAGTGGTTTACAATCGGAAAGATTATATGTGCGCGATGGAGACTGCGGAGATTGAGAGTCGCACGATGCTACGACTCCGGCGTTCCACGGATGTCTATCGGTTCATGTCAAACCTACTGATTTACGCGCTAAAGTATGGTGGCAACACGGATAGGACAAAATATATGGAGTGAGTGTTATTTGTTTCCCAAGTTTTGTGTAATTAGAAGCTCTTGGCTATCGCATCTGCGAGGTTCTTGGGGAAGTCGAACAGAGATGTCAGATTCGTCCGGATCAACATGCGTTTGATGCCTTTGTTGACGTTAACGAGTGCCGTCCGTCCACCGTTTTGTTTAATCTGGGTGCTGGAAGTGATAAGAACCCCTAATCCGGCACTGTCCATTGTCTGGGCTTTTGCCATATTAAAAATCAGTGTAGGTGTTCCTTCCTGTGTCGCGAGCTGCTGAATATGTTCTTCAAGCATAGTTTTAAGTATAAGTGCATCTTGCCCGACAACCCTTCCTTGAATTTCTAAAAGCGTAAAATTTTTGTTTTGAATATTGACTTGCATGTGTTCTCCCTCTGTCTTCTTTCTCGGTGACTACCCATTACGCGGTTGAATCAGGTTCAGACTTAAACAGATACATGAATTTGCGTAACTCTTAAATCTCTTAAATGTCTGCACCATTAGGAATTGTAGCACAAAATTGAACTGAATATCAATATATAAATTGACGATAGAAAACTGCTATAAAATTTAGAGACATATACACTATTCGGCATAGCCACGCTGTGCTATAGATCATTCTTCAGGTGGGAGATCTGCGACAGAAAACGCGATATGTACATAGAGATGCGTATAGGTATTCGCATAAGTTCTTGTGTTTCTCTGGAATTTGCTATGTCTAACGTAAGTTATCATCTATTTATAGACATAGCACCCCTACGGGGTGGCAAGAATGCCTGAAAAAACCTGATTGGAACGTTCAAAATTTGTTAGTAGCAATTTGAGTTATAGTAGATTCCGTAATTATTTATACACTCAGCATCGGTTCGGTTAGGAAACCGAACCTACCGGGGGAAACTGAAAGTGTGTATTTATTTTTGGAATTTACTATAAAATAATTTGTATCGTGTCTCTCATCCCAAAGAGTTTCGAGGTAAAACAGATGACATTAACAACGGAAAAAATCACAAACATCCTTGCTGAAAAATCCGAATATCTTGCTGAGGCGTATGGCGTTAAGAGGATCGGCTTATTTGGTTCTTATGCTAAAGGCACATACACTGAAGCCAGTGATATTGACATCATCGTCGAATTTGAAACGCCATTAGGTTTTGAATTCATGGATTTTGCTGATTATCTCGAAGAACTCCTCAGTAAACCAGTGAATGTTCTTACCCTGGGTGGACTTCAAGGGATTCGGAATCCGCATGTCGCTCAATCTATAAGGGAAAGTATTGTCTATGTCCAATAGAACAGATTCTACGAATTGTCCTAATCCCATGCGGCATGTAAGAATCGGAGCCAGTTGCCGTGCATAATTGCGGCGATGTCGTCGTCGTTATAGCCGCGGGCTGACATTATGCCGGGTATCTTCTGGAGATCGGTGATGGTGTCCAAATCACTGGGGGACTGCTCACGTCCATAGCCACCATCCAAGTCCGTGCCGATAGCGGCATGCCGAGTGTTCCCCGCCAATTGACAAACATAGTCAATGTGATCAACGACGTTGTTTAAGGTGACCTTGTCGTTCGGCGTTTCACCAGTAATCCAACCGGGTTGGAGCATCCAGGCATCAAAAGCAGCACCGATGACCCCATCCCGCTCGAAGATTGCACGTAATTGTGCGTCGCTGAACTGGCGTTGATGCGGAACGAGTGCGCGACAGTTATTATGACTGGCGAGGACTAAGCCGTTGTAGTGATCTAATGCCTCCCAGAATGCCTGATCTGAGCAATGGGTGAGATCAAGAATAACGCCTAAACGTTCCATCTCAGCGAGCAAAGGCGGGCCGAGTTCTGTCAATCCGATTTCTGTGCCTGTTCCACCGGCGTATCTTCCGGGACCGTAGTGCGTCAGTCCTATCAGTCGCAACCCGCCATCAACCCAATCTTGTAATTGTGTCGGATGAAGAATCGGGTCGGCACCCTCCATGCTAATTACAAATCCTAAAGGTGGTGCATTATCGTAGTCGCTTGCGTCGCCTATCGCTGTGTTCTCCCACGTCTGCCAAGCGTTGATGTGTCCGTCTAATTGTCCGCGGTCCGTGATGATGCGGACGTATCCCATTCTTTCTAAGGCGCGGTAGTAAGCGAGTTGTCCTTGTGCAATGCCGTAGGATTGGGCAGGCGAAGCGAAATCGGAATGCGGAGAGGGTCTACCAGTGGAGCGGGCAAATAGGGTAACGAAACTCAGGGCAATCCGTCCCTGACGCATCTCCGGGAGTGCAACTGTGCCTTCGGTACGTCCTTTACCAGATGTGCGTGCTTCTTGGGTGCGGATTGTATAGGCAGAGCTCAACAAATCCCGGTTGCCTTGTAAGGCGTTCATTGACAAGTCAAGGTGTGCATCAACAATGAGCATAAAGACTCCTTTTTTGGTGTATTGAAATAGGGAAAAACCGAGTTAGTTACTCTCTGGATATGCGGCGAGATGTGCTCCGGGTGTGCCGTTTTGATAATCACCATCGCATGCATTGCGCATCCATCCACTGAGTCGGGTAACGAGGTCAGGGTGATCGGCTGAAAGGTCGTTTTCTTCACGATAGTCATTGGGAAGATGATATAACTGAAAACTGTCCGTACGGTTGATATACCGTAGTTTCCAACCCTCTGCTGTTACGAGTGCTGGCCCGAGCCGAGAGGCATATATGACCCATTCGTGGTGCTGCTGGTCTTCATGCCTTTCAAGCAGCGTTGGTAAGAACGATACGCCGTCTTTGTCTTGTGGCATCTCGGCGCCGATGAAGTCAGCGAGCGTTGGCATTAGATCGTAGTTCGTGAGCATGTGGTCGGAGACACTGTTAGGTGTAACCCTTCCGGGCCAGCGTACCATGTAAGGGATGCGTGTGCCGCCTTCCCAACTCGACCACTTCAAGCCGCCCATACCGTCGTTTCCGTTGAACACATCGCCACCGGTCTCCGAATAGAATTTCGTTGTGATGTCGTCAAATTGGTTACCTTCCAAATCCACTTGCCGCCCTGTCGTTCGTCCTTGTTGGCGGTAATACACTTCGTGTCCGTTATCAGCGGAGAAGACAATCATCGTGCGGTCATCGATTCCAAGTTGTTCGAGTTCGTCCAAGATAATCCCGACGGTTTCGTCAAGTTTTAGGATCATGGAGGCGTACTCTTTCTCATACGTTGTCAACGCCGAAACCTGTTTCACTGCGGGGTGGATGTCAGGAATAGCGATTGGTCCGTGTGGCAACTGGGACGGATGATAGAGGAAGAAAGGTTTATCGTGATGGGTACGGAGAAATTCAATGATTTTCTCGTTGAAAATGTCCTGAGAATATACCGCCTTCCCTTGCCGATTTCTGCGAAACTCCATATTTTCAGGAGATTCTGTATTTGGATTCACTGCACAATCGGCGTGTGTATTGCCTCGGATAGGCGTGGTTTGCCCGTTTTCAAAGAGATAGGGTGGGTAAAAACCGTGGCAACGCTGATGGTCGTAATAACCGTAGTGATACTGCCAACCGTGGCGACGGATACG includes these proteins:
- a CDS encoding DUF1854 domain-containing protein, with the translated sequence MENGNTEKQHTTTTEDTPKSELSESDDFTPRYLDAAQLTFTRSEVETARLEIQDEACYLRVVVRRLMPLSNPDGYISLAADEDTEIGILVNPSELAPESLKILQEELDKRYFTPTIQKIHRVKEQFGIHEWEVETERGRITFSVRGLNQNIKQLPPARLFVTDVRGNRYDIPDYRELDAQSYQQIQRHL
- a CDS encoding sulfatase-like hydrolase/transferase, translating into MTDNPNVILIFADDLGRGMLSCYGQQHFETPNIDRLANQGMRFNHAYGCAFCAPSRASMLTGIHDCHQGTWTYTQGGLYHRLSAGELTLDQITELLHTTGLQAGPDDVFLAQIAEEAGYVTGQIGKLEWGFATTGARIRRHGWQYHYGYYDHQRCHGFYPPYLFENGQTTPIRGNTHADCAVNPNTESPENMEFRRNRQGKAVYSQDIFNEKIIEFLRTHHDKPFFLYHPSQLPHGPIAIPDIHPAVKQVSALTTYEKEYASMILKLDETVGIILDELEQLGIDDRTMIVFSADNGHEVYYRQQGRTTGRQVDLEGNQFDDITTKFYSETGGDVFNGNDGMGGLKWSSWEGGTRIPYMVRWPGRVTPNSVSDHMLTNYDLMPTLADFIGAEMPQDKDGVSFLPTLLERHEDQQHHEWVIYASRLGPALVTAEGWKLRYINRTDSFQLYHLPNDYREENDLSADHPDLVTRLSGWMRNACDGDYQNGTPGAHLAAYPESN
- a CDS encoding DUF4159 domain-containing protein — its product is MKQRRFQAVTASIGLHLFFALIVALLLSEQRILDNEAFEATLVKLNPTQTELEIRPTHRTVTANPILTTEVSTPRTPTQVSHIRQLPQKQTTIMRQVPKFDEALDPLEVADVPTLSNVETPNTASTHTTAPSGGGTPMIERAGPPTIRSRETGVADTGFTEFLDGSLPTGGLGDGADIALRHSVKIPKEKLGGILEGAGNEIRGHIRLIRLKHSLSDWWQDPTAIPSLIKWLEDHTPIRADMDFAGGALQLTDPQILDAPLIIMTGHDKDITVSRQLAKDGPLQTGFTSEERAALREYIVEKRGMLFFDDCGFNGLFAHIVADELRQIFPEYPLEILPHDHEIYSIHYHLPKPPTGGDVFWGNENNAQPTQFRFQKGIIIDNRLAVVYNRKDYMCAMETAEIESRTMLRLRRSTDVYRFMSNLLIYALKYGGNTDRTKYME
- a CDS encoding membrane dipeptidase, which encodes MLIVDAHLDLSMNALQGNRDLLSSAYTIRTQEARTSGKGRTEGTVALPEMRQGRIALSFVTLFARSTGRPSPHSDFASPAQSYGIAQGQLAYYRALERMGYVRIITDRGQLDGHINAWQTWENTAIGDASDYDNAPPLGFVISMEGADPILHPTQLQDWVDGGLRLIGLTHYGPGRYAGGTGTEIGLTELGPPLLAEMERLGVILDLTHCSDQAFWEALDHYNGLVLASHNNCRALVPHQRQFSDAQLRAIFERDGVIGAAFDAWMLQPGWITGETPNDKVTLNNVVDHIDYVCQLAGNTRHAAIGTDLDGGYGREQSPSDLDTITDLQKIPGIMSARGYNDDDIAAIMHGNWLRFLHAAWD
- a CDS encoding STAS domain-containing protein is translated as MQVNIQNKNFTLLEIQGRVVGQDALILKTMLEEHIQQLATQEGTPTLIFNMAKAQTMDSAGLGVLITSSTQIKQNGGRTALVNVNKGIKRMLIRTNLTSLFDFPKNLADAIAKSF
- a CDS encoding ABC transporter ATP-binding protein; the protein is MATAETPTGTLDALPDSLKQTLQSLNIPTGQIRFAVQSDISSTGSYGEEWFVLTDAAIFTVTGEGDVLHYIPYKSVLGIRAEVVVDAGLLVLETQEGTVDLIRYSNGYAAKFGFVARFIGDEIEFRDGKRDEAPIWDYKPEDHACKNCGLLLPDEFSPCPACTKKHKVMLRILSYIRPYRGRAILYIIFLIFGTLIALAPPYFTRILVDDILMLSEAPNAVSEASETWLGEIFRGIQPLTVALSVAVGMLLAIMVTSTIFSIFQQRLGAWLTFRIAANIRAHVYQHLHNLSIRFFDKRTTGTVISHVTEDSERLQDFMLEGLSFLSVQMFMFFGIGGMLFLMNWKLACFILIPIPIIVLGAGWFWKKVRSLWHRAWRRRSKLFDVVNDSVSGIRVVRAFGQQRGEVNRFGTANVDTRDYETYAEMVWATYYPPLLFAINFGTLIVWYAGGLDIITGPMQLGTLFAFLGYLGMFYQPLRYFSPLINWASRAMTAAERLFEVIDSQPEQLDDGSLKAMPNITGEVKFHNVTFGYESHKPVLKDISLHVQPGEMIGLVGHSGAGKSTLINLICRFYTPDSGQLEIDGEDVKQINLKDLRQQIGVVLQDPYLFSGTIAENIAYAHPDASMEDIIAAAKAANAQEFIVKFPDGYDTEVGERGGSLSGGERQRVSIARAILHNPRILILDEATSSVDVETEKKIQQAIDRLVQNRTTFAIAHRLSTLRNADRLFVIEKGKGVECGSHEELMAQQGIYYKLVETQREAANVRAQAQAVEG
- a CDS encoding nucleotidyltransferase family protein, producing the protein MTLTTEKITNILAEKSEYLAEAYGVKRIGLFGSYAKGTYTEASDIDIIVEFETPLGFEFMDFADYLEELLSKPVNVLTLGGLQGIRNPHVAQSIRESIVYVQ